The window AATTTGCATTGTAGGTTTTCTAtcgaaaattcaaaataaattaaaggaaGTGAATCCCTTGATCTTGGTTGAGCTTATTAAAGCTCTTGCTTGGTTGAGGTAGTGTTGTAGCCCATTGTTTTAATTAGTTGTATGTGAGCTTGGAAAAAAGCTTGTGTTGGGTTGAGCTTGTGAGAACTCAATTGATTGCTTGATCGGTTTTTTGTGAGCTGTGGAAACCAAGTGTATATTGTAAATGATTTTAGGTGATTCCAATAAAATCCTATATGATTAGTGGATTAATACCAGCTTGTGATCAGAAGGTGGATATAGGCTTGAGCCCTAACAACTATAATTCTTGTTGTCTTCCATATTTGCATTGTGCTTGaatttcttatattaatataatgcACGTGAGTAATGTTATTGTAATTGTCTGAATTATTCATATACTGTTAATACCAGCTTGTGATCAGAAGGTGGATATAGGCTTGAGCCCTAACAACTATAATTCTTGTTGTCTTCCATATTTGCATTGTGCTTGaatttcttatattaatataatgcACGTGAGTAATGTTATTGTAATTGTCTGAATTATTCATATACTGTCTTGGCATATTTTCATTGTGATAGAATATGAGTGTTGGAGATTTGAGGTTTGATTCCATGTAAgccaaaaacataaaagaaaaaagttaccTATGGACAAAGGTTCTTTTTGTTGTGTTGGTTTATTTCTTTGagctttcttttttaataaacgTTTGTAACTCCTGTTAACCTCCCCTCTAGGGCATAATTCCCTTGAGACATTGCAATTTCAATGCAATATGTAAGTTCATAAGAATCTAAAGAAGTTAACATTCAAAGAAGAATgtagatatttttttcttgtggGAATTTATTGAGCTATATGCTATATAAGAAAGTTAGATATGCCTATCTGAAAAAgcctttaaaaaattaaaaaaagaagaaggttCATTAGTGATATCTTCTTCTCTGATGGATGCTATACTATGAGAATCTCTAGTTTCTCTCTAATGACAAAACTAATGTTTGGTTGTTGTCTATTTCAATAGCTGGGGTGAATGCATTCATGTAGTTAGACAATTTTTTCAGCTTTATCTTTAGATTTATTAGAAGTATCTGAATTGAATGTTAGATAATTTTCCTTGCTACAAATCCTAAAATGTTTCTCAGGTGGCTAAGTGGATGTTGAGTAAAGGCCAAGGAGCTACGATGGGAACATATGACACTCTTCTACTGGCATTTGATATGGATTGGAGGGTGGATGAGGCTGAATCATTATGGAACATGATTTTGCATACACATACACGCTCCATTTCCAAGCAGTTGTTTTCTAGAATGATTTCCTTGTATGATCATCATGACATGCGAGATAAAGTAATTGAGGTATCTTGAATTCCATAATGATTCCCAACTCCAACTTCTGGGCATAAAAAAATTGGACCCAagttttttaaccattttttctGAAACTTCTGTATGATTTCATCATTggtcacatttatttttatggtgCTAAACTTCAAAATTTCTGAGAGAACTCAGGTATTTGCTGACATGGAGGAGTTGGGTGTGAAACCAGATGAAGATACAGTAAGGAGAGTGGCATGTGCATTCCAGACACTAGGCCAAGAAGATAAGCAGAAActggttctcaaaaaatatcAATGCAAATGGAAGTACATTCACTTTAACGGCGAACGGGTTAGAGTGAGAAGAGATGCATGGGATGAAAAATGCTAATTGAACCACAAATGAAATGGGggttgaatttaaattttcagTATTGAAGGCACAGCATCTGAACTTTGCACATGGGCTTCTTTGCTAGATCTTAGAAACCGAGGAGGACATCCATGGAGATTTCATGGCTGTTGCTATAGAGGTTTGATCAACTCAAACTCCCTTTGTGGGTAAGGTAAAGCACCTACTAGCTATTGTTGAAGCCTTATCCTTGTTTGCTAACCTGGAGGTGGTTCTAATGTATTGTGTAGATATGTCCATAAATATGTCATCATTTGCTGTAAATTGTAGTTAGAAAGAAAAGATAGTTTGGTAATTATAAAACATGAGGCACTGGTATCTTCAAATTTCCTTTAGACTGTGTTGCGACATTGGATGAATGTACTTTGGAAGTGAAATGGATTTACTGTAGTCTGAGGCCAGTTTGTTTCTTTGGTTGCATTAAGATTTCAGCATATAATTAAATTAGAGGGGGGAGGGGGCGGGCACTGTGGGGGTGTTTATGGTGACGTGTTTGGAGCAATGGCAGTTATGTTGATCACTGTGGTTCCAGTGATCTTTTGTAAATATTGGTTGGCCCCAATTCTGAATCAATTTGTACCACTGTGGAAAGttttagaaagttcataccgcTTTTGTATTTGTATTGCTATTACTTTTGTCTGTTTAACTATAATACAAAATTGCACACACTTGAGATTCTGAACTTGCAGGCAAGCCAGTTTCGAAGAAGAAGAATTGAGGAGCAGAATTCTCATTCTCGTTATCTTCAAAGCCACATTGCTTTGGAGGTTTCAAGTTTAACTagtaatattatttcaaatcttAGAAAACCTGGAACAGGATTAACAAAAGATCCAGGAACAGTGTCTTCTTTCCATGTTCCTGCCCTTGCAATCCCTTCAAATCTTCAATCATTTTGAGAAAACTCTAATCCCTTACATATATAGTCCAATTTGGAAGTGATAGACAAAACTAAGCTAAAGACACTGCCATAGGGCTTCTTACATTGTGGATTCCATCATTCCATGTATACCAACCAAAAGCATACTCTGTGTCATTCTTTTTGCTTGCCTTAGGGTTTCTTGCTTCTACTGTTATGTCGAAGCTTTTCTTCTGCCCAACATGATTGAAGTACAGGATACTTGGCTCAACCCTAACTGAAAATCCCACTGGTGACTTAACGCTAGAGAAGTATATACTTCTAGCGCTGCCAACATTAGTGGCAGTCCTTGTGACGGTCACTTTGCGTTTGAGTTTGGAGATCTGGAGGGATGGATAGTTGAGATTGTTGGATGAGGGTGACACTTTTGGACACTTGAATGAGGAGTCCAGACTTTTAACTCCAATATTGCAGAGGTAGAGAAGATAGTCAGTGTATGTAGTGTCGTATACTAGACCGGGATCTGCAGCCTTTGTTGGTCGGAAGTGGCCTGAACCGTATTGGAAAGGGTTTGTTGGATTGCCAGATGAATCAGTTATTGGCTTGCCAATGTTGTTTACAAGTCCGGCTGTAATGTGAGAAATGTATCATATTAGAAAACAAACATACTCCATGGAAACCATAGGTCAGAATAGGGTaggtaaaaaaattatggacaGACCAGACAAACTTAGAATGAAGGCCTTCCAAACCCAACTACTATGAATGTTGTTTAACTATACCCGTGGTCATGAGAGCAGATCTTATAGCAGCACTGCTCCAATTAGGGTGAATGGCTTTGAGAAGAGCAACTGCAGCAGCCACATGAGGGCAAGACATAGATGTTCCAGAGAAAATATTATACTTCACCACTCGGGGATCCAATTCTGACCTTGTAGGGGATGATCCTTCGCTCCATGCTGCTAATATATTGAGTCCTGGACCTGTGATGTCAGGCTGTTGCGGATGCGGTATGCCAGAAGTTAGAAGTCTTAAAAGGTTTGACAGACAAGGACTGAATGCtcaataagagaaaaaaaatggtgacaGGAATTACCTTGAGAAGTTAGAAGTCTTAAAAGGTTTGACAGACAAGGACTGAATGCtcaataagagaaaaaaaaaatgatgacagGAATTACCTTGAGAATATTAGGATCGATAGTATTTGGACCCCTACTGATGAAAGAAGCCATGAATGGTGCTGGTTTAGCATGTAACACCGTCCGTCCTGGAATGATGGTTGCCAttggtt of the Vitis vinifera cultivar Pinot Noir 40024 chromosome 10, ASM3070453v1 genome contains:
- the LOC100257195 gene encoding pentatricopeptide repeat-containing protein At4g18975, chloroplastic isoform X2; this encodes MIDFLSTECREISKKVGKKEHHLWRKRDSIGSGQKALNLVRIVSELPNEKEAVYGALDKWTAWETEFPLIAAAKALRILRKRNQWKRVIQVAKWMLSKGQGATMGTYDTLLLAFDMDWRVDEAESLWNMILHTHTRSISKQLFSRMISLYDHHDMRDKVIEVFADMEELGVKPDEDTVRRVACAFQTLGQEDKQKLVLKKYQCKWKYIHFNGERVRVRRDAWDEKC